In Bacteroidia bacterium, a genomic segment contains:
- a CDS encoding sigma-70 family RNA polymerase sigma factor has product MDLTPRVSKNTQEDRDLVAAAKRGEPNAFETLLKKYRKSVYYMLLKMVKNPDDAEDLTQEAFAKAFNSIEKFDSKFAFSTWLFRIATNNCIDYIRKKRVQTVSFDSPVEGDDGSSMRFDVKTEDLDPNESMLKDQRRRYLNMAIERLPEKYRVLVELRYFQELSYEEVAEELQIPLGTVKAQLFRARELLNQELKDLRSQM; this is encoded by the coding sequence ATGGATTTAACACCCAGAGTCTCCAAAAATACGCAAGAAGACCGCGATCTCGTGGCGGCAGCGAAAAGAGGAGAGCCAAATGCATTCGAGACTTTGCTTAAAAAATACCGGAAATCGGTATATTATATGCTACTTAAGATGGTCAAAAACCCCGATGATGCGGAGGATTTGACGCAGGAAGCTTTTGCTAAAGCTTTTAATTCGATTGAAAAATTCGACTCTAAATTCGCATTCTCTACGTGGCTGTTTCGTATTGCCACCAATAATTGTATCGATTATATCCGAAAGAAAAGAGTACAGACTGTCTCATTCGACTCTCCGGTAGAGGGAGATGATGGCTCCTCCATGCGTTTTGATGTTAAAACTGAAGACCTGGATCCCAACGAAAGCATGCTCAAAGATCAGCGTCGCCGCTACCTCAATATGGCGATCGAACGTTTGCCTGAAAAATACCGGGTGCTGGTAGAATTGCGATATTTTCAGGAGCTTTCTTATGAAGAAGTTGCAGAAGAGTTGCAGATCCCGCTGGGAACTGTGAAGGCACAGCTATTTCGCGCCCGTGAATTGCTCAATCAGGAACTGAAAGATTTGCGTTCCCAAATGTGA
- a CDS encoding helix-turn-helix transcriptional regulator, whose protein sequence is MNSTPINKVMKGLRSIPKILKINEVDGYNVSCLFNNGESRVIDFKKFFQSRNNFSERHPAYKLLDDVKEFNRIEVMGNTIGWRNTGIYASDFSGETVYYPYEVDPVVLFENSVPDEKQDIRIGMMVKEARKEAGLTQEELAKKSGTSKHYISRLENHKSDIELLTLKKIIEAGLGKRLSIQII, encoded by the coding sequence ATGAATTCAACCCCAATAAATAAAGTAATGAAAGGTCTGCGCAGCATCCCGAAAATATTGAAAATCAACGAAGTGGATGGGTACAACGTATCTTGTCTGTTTAATAATGGAGAATCACGAGTGATTGATTTTAAAAAGTTTTTCCAAAGCCGGAATAACTTTTCCGAAAGGCATCCCGCATATAAGCTATTAGATGATGTAAAGGAATTTAACCGGATTGAAGTTATGGGTAATACTATCGGTTGGCGGAATACAGGGATCTACGCCAGCGATTTTTCGGGCGAAACAGTATATTACCCCTATGAAGTAGATCCTGTGGTGCTGTTTGAAAATAGTGTGCCTGATGAAAAACAAGATATCCGTATTGGAATGATGGTAAAAGAGGCTAGAAAAGAAGCCGGACTGACTCAGGAAGAACTGGCGAAAAAGAGCGGAACAAGCAAACATTATATTTCCCGGCTTGAAAATCATAAGTCCGACATTGAGTTGTTGACCCTAAAAAAAATTATCGAAGCTGGTTTGGGCAAACGGCTAAGTATTCAGATTATCTGA
- a CDS encoding YdeI/OmpD-associated family protein, with amino-acid sequence MSPTQPRKEFPIIAFPASQDFEVWLAENHLHSDGIWLRFYKKNSGVETIVYAEALDVALCYGWIDSQTNKYDELSYIQKFTPRRKRSMWSKRNLEHIERLEKEGRIQPQGWKEIEAAKADGRWDQAYDSPANITVPEDFMAELAKDSAALAFFQTLNKTNTYYIAFQLHTAKRPETRERRMKSILEKLAKGEKFY; translated from the coding sequence ATGAGTCCAACCCAACCCAGAAAAGAATTCCCCATCATTGCATTCCCTGCTTCGCAGGATTTTGAAGTTTGGCTCGCTGAAAACCATCTTCATTCAGATGGAATCTGGTTGCGGTTTTATAAAAAAAATTCCGGTGTAGAAACGATAGTTTACGCAGAAGCGCTCGATGTGGCCCTCTGTTACGGATGGATTGACAGTCAGACAAACAAATACGACGAACTTTCCTACATCCAGAAATTTACCCCCCGCAGAAAAAGAAGTATGTGGTCGAAACGCAACCTCGAACATATAGAAAGGCTGGAAAAGGAAGGAAGAATACAACCCCAGGGATGGAAAGAAATCGAAGCAGCCAAAGCAGATGGACGCTGGGATCAAGCTTATGATTCTCCCGCCAACATCACAGTCCCCGAAGATTTTATGGCAGAATTGGCCAAAGACTCTGCCGCACTGGCCTTTTTCCAGACGCTCAACAAAACCAATACTTATTACATCGCCTTTCAGCTTCATACTGCCAAAAGGCCAGAAACCCGCGAGCGAAGGATGAAGTCCATTCTGGAAAAACTGGCAAAGGGAGAAAAGTTTTATTGA
- a CDS encoding DUF4160 domain-containing protein — translation MPTIFILNSIRILIYFDDHMPPHFHAEYNEHEELIEIMTLKTCRGKLPVKQRKRVIEWASENQEFLILKWNEFNPNK, via the coding sequence ATGCCAACCATATTCATTCTCAATTCAATCAGAATACTTATTTATTTTGATGATCACATGCCTCCTCACTTCCATGCTGAATATAACGAGCATGAAGAATTAATTGAAATTATGACACTCAAAACTTGCCGTGGTAAGCTCCCTGTTAAGCAGAGAAAACGGGTGATTGAATGGGCAAGTGAAAATCAGGAATTTCTTATTTTGAAATGGAATGAATTCAACCCCAATAAATAA
- a CDS encoding selenocysteine synthase, with product MNRREILKHLSAFPIAGGMLYAESLHGAPAAENALVNSILDAENIYESIGVETIVNCRGTFTILGGSIERPEVLAAMEAASGYFVQYDEMAYGIGRRLAELTQAEWGMVSAGCAAGLKHVTAACVTGGNPEKLIRIPDLTGLEKTEVIIPRYSRNVYDHAVRNVGVTVITVETPEELRNAICSRTAMIYLVAGGEMDKGQPLSLEVIAEAAKPLNIPVLVDAAAEDLTIPNVHLKRGATIVAYSGGKAICGPQCAGLLLGDKNLLMSAWQASSPHHGPGRDNKVGKEEMLGMLAAVEAWTKRDHAGEWKTWLSWLGQISDRLTKIDGITASVQEPEGLSNHAPTLIVSWDPEKLHITGDEVAEDLARKKPRVAIGSRSREGSTSITITPSQMKAEQVKLVADRLHGVLSQKRKPKSAALETPTVSVSGHWEVEMEFFTSKSMHKFFIDQDGNWIQGTHQSDFSMTEIVGMVEGNKVKLRSSHRKPGDGITYWFSGEVKDNVMTGSVFLGEYLTAKFSAKRAVYKSERRPIVIPGGPPLAT from the coding sequence ATGAACCGAAGAGAAATTCTTAAACATTTATCTGCCTTTCCCATTGCAGGAGGCATGTTATATGCAGAATCGCTGCACGGAGCACCGGCTGCCGAAAATGCGCTGGTAAATTCGATTCTGGATGCTGAAAATATCTACGAATCCATTGGGGTCGAAACGATCGTCAACTGCCGCGGTACCTTTACCATTCTTGGCGGATCGATCGAAAGACCCGAAGTTCTTGCCGCTATGGAAGCTGCTTCAGGATATTTTGTTCAATACGATGAAATGGCCTATGGTATTGGCCGCCGGCTGGCCGAGCTTACACAGGCAGAATGGGGCATGGTGTCTGCGGGCTGTGCTGCCGGACTTAAACACGTCACCGCTGCCTGCGTAACGGGCGGAAATCCCGAAAAACTTATTCGCATTCCCGACCTTACCGGACTGGAAAAAACCGAGGTCATCATACCCCGTTATTCGCGCAACGTGTATGACCATGCGGTGAGAAATGTTGGGGTTACGGTCATCACTGTAGAAACGCCGGAAGAACTTCGCAATGCCATTTGCTCGCGCACAGCAATGATTTATCTCGTGGCAGGCGGGGAGATGGACAAGGGGCAGCCGCTTTCGCTCGAAGTTATCGCAGAAGCAGCCAAACCGCTCAATATCCCGGTTTTGGTGGATGCCGCTGCTGAAGATCTGACGATCCCCAATGTCCACCTCAAACGCGGTGCAACAATTGTCGCTTACAGTGGCGGAAAGGCCATCTGTGGTCCACAGTGCGCCGGCCTGCTGCTCGGTGACAAAAACCTGCTTATGTCTGCGTGGCAGGCAAGTTCGCCGCACCACGGCCCGGGCAGAGACAACAAAGTGGGAAAAGAAGAAATGCTCGGCATGCTCGCAGCCGTTGAGGCCTGGACTAAACGCGATCACGCCGGAGAATGGAAAACCTGGCTTTCCTGGCTGGGGCAAATATCTGACCGCCTCACAAAAATCGACGGCATCACGGCATCTGTGCAGGAACCTGAAGGTTTGTCCAATCACGCACCAACACTCATTGTATCTTGGGATCCTGAAAAACTCCACATCACCGGCGATGAGGTGGCAGAAGATCTTGCCCGGAAAAAGCCCCGCGTTGCCATTGGAAGCCGTAGCCGGGAAGGAAGTACTTCGATTACCATTACGCCCAGCCAGATGAAAGCGGAGCAGGTAAAACTGGTAGCAGACCGCCTGCATGGTGTGCTGTCTCAAAAACGCAAACCCAAATCTGCAGCGCTGGAAACCCCCACGGTTTCTGTCAGCGGACATTGGGAGGTGGAAATGGAGTTTTTCACCAGCAAGAGTATGCATAAGTTTTTTATTGATCAGGATGGAAACTGGATACAGGGCACGCATCAAAGCGATTTTTCTATGACAGAAATTGTCGGAATGGTGGAAGGCAATAAGGTAAAACTGAGAAGCTCGCACCGCAAACCAGGAGACGGTATTACTTACTGGTTTTCCGGCGAAGTAAAGGATAATGTGATGACAGGCTCTGTATTTTTGGGCGAATACCTTACCGCTAAATTTTCTGCCAAACGGGCTGTCTACAAATCTGAGCGCAGACCTATTGTCATTCCCGGCGGACCACCACTTGCAACCTGA
- a CDS encoding DUF4349 domain-containing protein encodes MTKITRFFALIFLLATIGCDKQDYDQSFPAENTQQKLLTDQPVEPEKPAVERKLITEGRVGFETPSIDSSRNAVLRAVNKYGGYVSSDQAYNSPGRTTVTMVVRIPAGHFDDLLREATAGIKKFDSKEIDVKDVTEEYLDIEARLKTKKALEARYAELLKKANTVTEILEIEKQGGELRVEIESIEGRMKYLENRVSFSTLTLTFYESTPLDKSFGKKFAQGFKNGWENLILFFVFLVNIWPFVLLLVAVIVGLRMNARRKKNT; translated from the coding sequence ATGACAAAAATTACCAGATTTTTTGCACTTATTTTTCTCCTGGCAACTATTGGCTGCGACAAACAGGATTACGACCAAAGTTTTCCCGCGGAAAACACACAGCAAAAATTGCTCACAGATCAACCAGTTGAGCCGGAAAAACCCGCGGTCGAACGAAAACTGATCACAGAAGGTCGGGTCGGGTTTGAAACGCCTTCGATTGACTCCAGCAGAAACGCGGTTTTAAGGGCGGTAAATAAATACGGCGGATATGTTTCCAGCGACCAGGCTTACAATTCTCCCGGAAGAACAACCGTCACGATGGTCGTTCGTATTCCCGCCGGCCACTTTGATGATCTGTTGCGCGAGGCTACAGCGGGCATCAAAAAGTTTGACAGTAAGGAAATTGATGTGAAAGACGTCACAGAGGAATACCTCGATATAGAAGCCCGCCTGAAGACGAAAAAAGCGCTGGAAGCGCGATACGCCGAACTCCTGAAAAAAGCCAATACCGTAACAGAAATCCTGGAAATTGAAAAACAAGGCGGAGAATTGCGCGTTGAAATCGAATCCATAGAGGGGCGCATGAAATATCTGGAAAACAGGGTTTCTTTTTCCACGCTCACCCTCACTTTCTACGAATCGACTCCGCTGGACAAATCTTTTGGGAAAAAGTTTGCACAGGGCTTCAAAAACGGATGGGAAAACCTGATTCTGTTTTTCGTTTTTCTGGTCAATATCTGGCCGTTTGTGCTGTTGCTGGTTGCAGTGATTGTCGGGCTGAGAATGAACGCCCGGCGAAAAAAGAATACATAA
- a CDS encoding helix-turn-helix transcriptional regulator, producing MRFLDKFSDLLYKRQKWLAPVAVFLLLCAISFRFNQSDTQWVWDGYPFIAMILTLGAILAAMIWIRIESKKTEIRIADLKVNFTGQTTDREEKINTLSEKQKEVFELISQGKSNKEIMSILSIEQSTLKTHINQLYKKLDIKSRREARLMGKTRDLSV from the coding sequence ATGCGTTTCCTGGATAAATTCTCAGACCTGTTGTACAAAAGACAAAAATGGCTGGCTCCCGTAGCAGTTTTTTTGTTGCTATGTGCGATTTCCTTTCGCTTTAACCAGTCAGATACCCAATGGGTTTGGGATGGCTATCCATTTATTGCAATGATTTTGACGCTGGGGGCTATTCTGGCAGCTATGATTTGGATCAGGATTGAAAGCAAAAAAACAGAAATCCGGATAGCCGATCTTAAGGTTAATTTTACCGGACAGACTACCGATAGGGAAGAAAAGATTAATACTTTAAGCGAAAAACAAAAAGAAGTGTTTGAGCTCATTTCTCAGGGAAAGTCCAATAAGGAAATTATGAGTATTCTTTCGATTGAACAAAGCACCCTCAAAACCCATATCAATCAGTTATATAAAAAGCTGGATATCAAAAGCCGCAGGGAGGCCAGACTCATGGGAAAGACGAGGGATTTATCTGTATAA
- a CDS encoding polysaccharide deacetylase family protein gives MKNIAITTLTCLIFLSCSAQKPAARLIVRGDDMGYAHSGNLALMKSWQEGIESSIEIIVPSPWFPEAVKMLKANPGIDIGIHLAITSEWDNVKWRPLTDCPSITDADGYFYPMIYPNKNYPGQSIKENEWKIEDIEKELRAQIEMALKYLPEISHVSAHMGCTSISDEVKAMAKNLAKEYKIDIDPADYGVISVRYEGPKETSEEKIQSFLNMLAKLERGKTYLFVDHPGLDDAELRAIHHIGYENVAADRQGVTDLFTSEKVKAYIKEKGIQLIGYNHLVSR, from the coding sequence ATGAAAAACATCGCCATTACCACTCTCACCTGCCTGATATTCCTCTCATGTTCTGCCCAAAAGCCCGCAGCAAGGCTCATCGTTCGTGGCGATGATATGGGATACGCCCATTCGGGAAATCTCGCCCTCATGAAATCATGGCAGGAAGGGATCGAATCATCCATAGAAATCATCGTACCCTCTCCCTGGTTTCCGGAAGCTGTCAAAATGCTAAAGGCAAACCCAGGGATTGATATCGGCATTCATTTGGCGATCACCAGTGAATGGGACAATGTAAAATGGCGGCCATTGACAGATTGCCCCAGCATCACCGATGCCGACGGCTATTTTTACCCGATGATTTACCCCAATAAAAATTATCCCGGCCAGTCGATCAAAGAAAATGAATGGAAGATCGAAGATATTGAAAAAGAACTTCGCGCCCAGATTGAGATGGCGCTGAAATATCTGCCGGAGATCAGCCATGTTTCTGCACATATGGGTTGTACCAGCATCAGCGATGAGGTAAAAGCTATGGCAAAAAACCTCGCCAAAGAATATAAAATCGATATTGATCCCGCAGACTATGGGGTGATTTCTGTTCGGTACGAGGGCCCAAAGGAAACTTCAGAAGAAAAAATTCAGAGTTTTCTCAATATGCTCGCAAAACTCGAAAGAGGGAAAACTTACCTGTTTGTGGATCACCCTGGACTCGACGACGCGGAGTTGCGGGCCATCCACCATATAGGTTATGAAAATGTAGCTGCCGACCGCCAGGGCGTAACTGATTTGTTCACCAGTGAAAAGGTCAAGGCTTATATTAAAGAAAAAGGAATCCAGCTAATCGGATATAATCATCTTGTTAGCCGTTAG
- a CDS encoding VOC family protein: MKQHIAQFALVVGDYDEAITFYTQKLHFDLLEDTPLSETKRWVRVRPKGSDGCGILLAKAVGDEQKSRIGNQTGGRVFLFLYTDNFDRDFQNLQDQNITIVRPPSVEEYGKVAVFADLYGNLWDLIEPVK, encoded by the coding sequence GTGAAACAACACATCGCCCAATTTGCCCTCGTCGTAGGAGATTACGACGAAGCGATTACTTTTTACACACAAAAACTCCACTTCGACCTGCTCGAAGATACCCCGTTGAGTGAAACCAAACGCTGGGTGAGAGTGAGACCCAAGGGTTCGGATGGCTGCGGCATCCTGCTGGCAAAAGCCGTAGGCGACGAACAAAAAAGCCGCATCGGCAATCAGACTGGCGGGCGCGTCTTTTTATTTCTTTATACCGATAATTTTGACCGGGACTTTCAGAATCTTCAGGATCAGAATATTACAATCGTCAGGCCACCTTCCGTGGAAGAATACGGCAAAGTCGCAGTTTTTGCAGATTTGTATGGAAATCTGTGGGATTTGATTGAGCCAGTCAAATAG